In one window of Syngnathus typhle isolate RoL2023-S1 ecotype Sweden linkage group LG7, RoL_Styp_1.0, whole genome shotgun sequence DNA:
- the LOC133157237 gene encoding uncharacterized protein LOC133157237 produces the protein MSIRESFGECFNRAVACAKSTMCFWLFLLVCVTIIFFSGVTLSGGIEYHEPRTLFSQATANANSSRCGSWGELARHKRDTKSPFGHVVCVPGAVRVPTCVPWLLSWAYNNSLMFTVAPNTSSSIILPLKSLKGFRNGRPTTGDRWLGYWWYLTGHPVNTGWGTLVTTQMRGYWPSGSSDEAVFFAKRVTLINRGTSLLLTLTLPDGHIRPPNATLFNTSCWGFQLWAWSSGTDPRFPIAICLNRTMSVADRPVTNEYTLSAGAKITSTLLTDVDSYFVASTGISGHTNNWLLMAEQAAKMAGASCIACMGPRPLLKIIPANIGPKCAVVLMLDSSISHSRLF, from the coding sequence atgagcattagagagtcatttggtgagtgctttaatcgggctgtagcctgcgcgaagtctaccatgtgcttttggttgtttttgctggtttgtgttaccattatatttttttcgggggttactttatctggagggatagagtaccatgagcctcgcacattattctctcaggcgactgctaacgctaattctagtcgatgtggctcatggggagaacttgctagacataagcgcgacactaaatccccttttggtcatgttgtttgtgttccaggagccgtccgtgttccaacctgtgtaccatggcttttgtcttgggcttataataactcattaatgtttactgtggctcctaacacatcttcttctattattttacctttgaaaagtttgaaggggtttcgtaatggtcgccccactactggagatagatggctcgggtattggtggtatttaactggccacccggttaacaccggctggggcacccttgtcaccacgcaaatgcgagggtattggccctctggttccagtgacgaggctgtgttctttgctaaacgagtgactttgataaatcggggcacaagcctccttttgactcttacactccctgacggtcatattcgtcctccaaatgccaccttgtttaacacttcttgttggggttttcaactgtgggcttggtcctctggaaccgatcctcgctttcctattgctatttgccttaatagaacaatgtcggtcgcagaccgtcccgttacaaatgaatacaccttgtcagcgggagcaaaaatcacaagtacgctcctcactgatgtagacagctattttgtggcctccacagggataagcggtcatactaacaactggcttcttatggctgagcaggccgcaaagatggctggcgctagttgcattgcatgcatgggtcccagacctcttttgaaaatcatacctgcaaatataggccctaagtgtgctgtcgttttgatgttagactcgtccatttcccactcacgattgttttag